The following proteins come from a genomic window of Oncorhynchus mykiss isolate Arlee chromosome 19, USDA_OmykA_1.1, whole genome shotgun sequence:
- the setd3 gene encoding actin-histidine N-methyltransferase isoform X2, translated as MGKKSRVKTQKSGTGAMAVVSPREMINLISELLQKCSSAAPSPGKEWEEYVQIRGLVEKIRKKQKGISVIFEGSREEFFPTLMAWAQESGASCEGFEIANFAGEGFGLRATKDIKAEELFLWIPRKMLMTVESAKNSVLGPLYSQDRILQAMGNVTLALHLLCERADPSSPWLPYIKTLPGDYDTPLYYEEEEVRHLLSTQAIQDVLSQYKNTARQYAYFYKVIQTHPTTSKLPLKDAFTYDDYRWAVSSVMTRQNQIPTEDGSRVTLALIPLWDMCNHTNGLITTGYNLEDDRCECVALQDYKENDQIYIFYGTRSNAEFVIHNGFFFQENAHDRVKIKLGVSKSERLYAMKAEVLARAGIPSSSIFALHCSDPPISAQLLAFLRVFCMTEELKDYLVGEHAINKIFTLGNTEFPVSWDNEIKLWTFLETRAALLLQTYKTSSQDDQCALEKPGLSLHSRVAIQLRLAEKQILEKVVASGKAKRLHFQQQQEEGAPLPRYEESDIALLENAEADDKLPIILRKLEEEDEEGDDQAAVEQVLAQVQQLGHGGAARDLAPLIVNGDGGKVVVNGNGTDASPVLQVGDASPISSDAGRSVSQAQDTSPAQEGDNVDANSTMPDTAVPATTQEQEGQTRNGDEATASLSLGVDLDLSAERTGDEPKVNIE; from the exons gTATCTCAGTGATATTCGAGGGCAGCAGAGAGGAGTTCTTCCCGACACTGATGGCGTGGGCTCAGGAGAGTGGAGCGTCCTGCGAGGGTTTTGAGATCGCCAACTTTGCTGGCGAGGGCTTCGGCCTCAGGGCCACCAAGGACATCAAG GCAGAGGAGCTGTTTCTGTGGATCCCCAGGAAGATGCTGATGACTGTGGAATCAGCCAAGAACTCTGTCCTGG gTCCCCTGTACAGCCAGGACCGTATTCTCCAGGCCATGGGTAATGTGACTCTGGCCCTCCACCTGCTGTGTGAGCGGGCTGACCCCTCCTCCCCCTGGCTGCCCTACATCAAGACCCTCCCCGGGGACTACGACACCCCTCTCTACTACGAGGAGGAGGAAGTACGCCACCTGCTGTCCACTCAGGCCATCCAGGACGTCCTCAGCCAGTACAAGAACACCGCTCGGCAGTACGCATACTTCTACAAGGTCATCCAG ACTCATCCGACCACCAGTAAACTGCCCTTGAAGGACGCCTTTACGTACGACGACtacag ATGGGCGGTTTCCTCGGTGATGACCCGTCAGAACCAGATTCCTACAGAGGACGGTAGCCGCGTCACCCTCGCCCTCATCCCCCTCTGGGACATGTGTAACCATACCAACGGTCTG atcACCACTGGTTACAACCTGGAGGATGACCGGTGTGAGTGTGTGGCTCTGCAGGACTACAAAGAGAACGACCAG ATTTACATATTCTATGGGACGCGGTCCAACGCTGAGTTTGTGATCCACAACGGCTTCTTCTTCCAGGAGAACGCCCACGACAGGGTCAAGATCAAACTGGGCGTGTCCAAGAGTGAACGGCTGTACGCCATGAAGGCGGAGGTGCTGGCTCGCGCTGGCATCCCCTC GTCTAGTATCTTTGCCCTGCACTGCAGCGATCCTCCAATCTCTGCCCAGCTGTTGGCCTTCCTCAGAGTCTTCTGTATGACCGAGG AGCTGAAGGACTACCTGGTAGGAGAACATGCCATCAATAAGATCTTCACCCTGGGAAACACCGAGTTCCCTGTGAGCTGGGACAATGAGATCAAACTGTGGACTTTCCTGGAGACCAGGGCTGCCCTGCTGCTCCAGACCTACAAGACCAGCTCCCAG GATGACCAGTGTGCGTTGGAGAAGCCcggcctctctctccactcccgcGTTGCCATCCAGCTGCGCCTGGCTGAGAAGCAGATCCTAGAGAAGGTGGTGGCCAGCGGCAAGGCCAAGCGCCTGCACttccagcagcagcaggaggagggcgCTCCGCTGCCCCGCTATGAGGAGAGCGACATCGCCCTGCTGGAGAATGCCGAAGCCGACGACAAACTGCCAATCATCCTGAGGAAactagaggaggaggacgaggagggagACGATCAGGCAGCGGTGGAGCAGGTGTTGGCTCAGGTACAGCAGCTGGGACACGGGGGCGCAGCCAGGGATCTAGCCCCCCTCATAGTCAACGGGGATGGTGGGAAGGTGGTGGTCAACGGGAATGGTACGGACGCTAGCCCAGTCCTGCAGGTTGGAGACGCTAGCCCGATCTCCTCAGACGCAGGCCGAAGTGTTAGCCAAGCCCAGGACACTAGCCCTGCTCAGGAGGGGGATAATGTGGATGCTAACTCCACCATGCCTGACACTGCTGTCCCTGCAACCACCCAGGAACAGGAAGGCCAAACCAGGAACGGAGACGAGGCTACTGCTTCTCTCTCACTGGGAGTGGACTTGGACCTGAGTGCGGAACGAACTGGAGACGAGCCCAAAGTCAACATTGAATAG
- the setd3 gene encoding actin-histidine N-methyltransferase isoform X1: MGKKSRVKTQKSGTGAMAVVSPREMINLISELLQKCSSAAPSPGKEWEEYVQIRGLVEKIRKKQKGISVIFEGSREEFFPTLMAWAQESGASCEGFEIANFAGEGFGLRATKDIKAEELFLWIPRKMLMTVESAKNSVLGPLYSQDRILQAMGNVTLALHLLCERADPSSPWLPYIKTLPGDYDTPLYYEEEEVRHLLSTQAIQDVLSQYKNTARQYAYFYKVIQTHPTTSKLPLKDAFTYDDYRWAVSSVMTRQNQIPTEDGSRVTLALIPLWDMCNHTNGLITTGYNLEDDRCECVALQDYKENDQIYIFYGTRSNAEFVIHNGFFFQENAHDRVKIKLGVSKSERLYAMKAEVLARAGIPSSSIFALHCSDPPISAQLLAFLRVFCMTEEELKDYLVGEHAINKIFTLGNTEFPVSWDNEIKLWTFLETRAALLLQTYKTSSQDDQCALEKPGLSLHSRVAIQLRLAEKQILEKVVASGKAKRLHFQQQQEEGAPLPRYEESDIALLENAEADDKLPIILRKLEEEDEEGDDQAAVEQVLAQVQQLGHGGAARDLAPLIVNGDGGKVVVNGNGTDASPVLQVGDASPISSDAGRSVSQAQDTSPAQEGDNVDANSTMPDTAVPATTQEQEGQTRNGDEATASLSLGVDLDLSAERTGDEPKVNIE, from the exons gTATCTCAGTGATATTCGAGGGCAGCAGAGAGGAGTTCTTCCCGACACTGATGGCGTGGGCTCAGGAGAGTGGAGCGTCCTGCGAGGGTTTTGAGATCGCCAACTTTGCTGGCGAGGGCTTCGGCCTCAGGGCCACCAAGGACATCAAG GCAGAGGAGCTGTTTCTGTGGATCCCCAGGAAGATGCTGATGACTGTGGAATCAGCCAAGAACTCTGTCCTGG gTCCCCTGTACAGCCAGGACCGTATTCTCCAGGCCATGGGTAATGTGACTCTGGCCCTCCACCTGCTGTGTGAGCGGGCTGACCCCTCCTCCCCCTGGCTGCCCTACATCAAGACCCTCCCCGGGGACTACGACACCCCTCTCTACTACGAGGAGGAGGAAGTACGCCACCTGCTGTCCACTCAGGCCATCCAGGACGTCCTCAGCCAGTACAAGAACACCGCTCGGCAGTACGCATACTTCTACAAGGTCATCCAG ACTCATCCGACCACCAGTAAACTGCCCTTGAAGGACGCCTTTACGTACGACGACtacag ATGGGCGGTTTCCTCGGTGATGACCCGTCAGAACCAGATTCCTACAGAGGACGGTAGCCGCGTCACCCTCGCCCTCATCCCCCTCTGGGACATGTGTAACCATACCAACGGTCTG atcACCACTGGTTACAACCTGGAGGATGACCGGTGTGAGTGTGTGGCTCTGCAGGACTACAAAGAGAACGACCAG ATTTACATATTCTATGGGACGCGGTCCAACGCTGAGTTTGTGATCCACAACGGCTTCTTCTTCCAGGAGAACGCCCACGACAGGGTCAAGATCAAACTGGGCGTGTCCAAGAGTGAACGGCTGTACGCCATGAAGGCGGAGGTGCTGGCTCGCGCTGGCATCCCCTC GTCTAGTATCTTTGCCCTGCACTGCAGCGATCCTCCAATCTCTGCCCAGCTGTTGGCCTTCCTCAGAGTCTTCTGTATGACCGAGG AAGAGCTGAAGGACTACCTGGTAGGAGAACATGCCATCAATAAGATCTTCACCCTGGGAAACACCGAGTTCCCTGTGAGCTGGGACAATGAGATCAAACTGTGGACTTTCCTGGAGACCAGGGCTGCCCTGCTGCTCCAGACCTACAAGACCAGCTCCCAG GATGACCAGTGTGCGTTGGAGAAGCCcggcctctctctccactcccgcGTTGCCATCCAGCTGCGCCTGGCTGAGAAGCAGATCCTAGAGAAGGTGGTGGCCAGCGGCAAGGCCAAGCGCCTGCACttccagcagcagcaggaggagggcgCTCCGCTGCCCCGCTATGAGGAGAGCGACATCGCCCTGCTGGAGAATGCCGAAGCCGACGACAAACTGCCAATCATCCTGAGGAAactagaggaggaggacgaggagggagACGATCAGGCAGCGGTGGAGCAGGTGTTGGCTCAGGTACAGCAGCTGGGACACGGGGGCGCAGCCAGGGATCTAGCCCCCCTCATAGTCAACGGGGATGGTGGGAAGGTGGTGGTCAACGGGAATGGTACGGACGCTAGCCCAGTCCTGCAGGTTGGAGACGCTAGCCCGATCTCCTCAGACGCAGGCCGAAGTGTTAGCCAAGCCCAGGACACTAGCCCTGCTCAGGAGGGGGATAATGTGGATGCTAACTCCACCATGCCTGACACTGCTGTCCCTGCAACCACCCAGGAACAGGAAGGCCAAACCAGGAACGGAGACGAGGCTACTGCTTCTCTCTCACTGGGAGTGGACTTGGACCTGAGTGCGGAACGAACTGGAGACGAGCCCAAAGTCAACATTGAATAG